A region from the Alosa alosa isolate M-15738 ecotype Scorff River chromosome 7, AALO_Geno_1.1, whole genome shotgun sequence genome encodes:
- the LOC125298327 gene encoding cytosolic phospholipase A2 gamma-like gives MKHEANPGQILYILADLKKNYANPECSLSELERLKCLLGKSWADFSPTLKCVEHQSWRSMTDQMKEEHVERIRDELVASVDKWGHGQILRGIPGGDELWVIRHVLPLFFHWEFGTVANFLYKCQDAAIPKDMIQEEQMHLIDAGLYLNSPYPSALREGRCIDLIISFDFSAGDPFLTLRVASEYAVKNGHPFPKVDFTKLDSECPKSCYVFEEMDKPTVIHIPLFNIDNCKDEAAIEKERKEYATFHPT, from the exons atgaaacatgaagcaaatCCAG gacaaATTCTCTATATACTGGCTGATTTGAAGAAGAACTATGCAAACCCAGAGTGCAGCCTCTCTGAGTTGGAAAGGCTGAAATGTCTCCTTGGAA AGAGCTGGGCAGATTTCAGCCCCACACTCAAGTGTGTAGAGCATCAGAGCTGGAGAAGCATGACTGACCAAATGAAAGAGGAACATGTGGAAAGAATCCGTGATGAATTGGTAGCCTCAGTAGACAAATGGGGCCATGGTCAAATACTTAGAGGCATACCTGGTGGTGATG AGTTGTGGGTCATAAGACATGTACTGCCATTGTTCTTTCACTGGGAATTTGGGACTGTGGCTAATTTCCTCTACAAATGTCAAG ATGCTGCCATACCTAAGGACATGATTCAAGAGGAACAGATGCATCTGATAGATGCAGGACTCTATCTAAACTCACCATATCCATCAGCTCTGAGAGAAGGCAGATGCATAGATCTCATCATATCCTTTGACTTCAGTGCTGGAGACCCCTTTCTG ACACTGAGGGTAGCCAGTGAGTATGCAGTCAAGAACGGACATCCCTTCCCTAAAGTGGACTTTACAAAGTTGGACTCTGAATGCCCAAAGTCCTGCTATGTGTTTGAGGAAATGGACAAACCAACTGTAATTCACATTCCCCTCTTTAACATAGACAACTGCAAGG ATGAAGCAGCAATCGAAAAGGAAAGGAAGGAATACGCAACCTTCCACCCAACCTAG